A single genomic interval of Lathyrus oleraceus cultivar Zhongwan6 chromosome 7, CAAS_Psat_ZW6_1.0, whole genome shotgun sequence harbors:
- the LOC127101893 gene encoding uncharacterized mitochondrial protein AtMg00810-like: protein MHQPLGFKDPVNPHHVCLLRKSLYGLKLAPRAWYKRFVDYVSSIGFSQSKCDHSLFIYKKGTHMAYILLYVDDIILTTSSDTLRKSIISLLSSEFAMKYLGPLSYFLGIAVTRHQRGIFLSQKKYVEDILVRTGMSTCKSCQTPVDTKPKISATHSTPYEDPSLYRSLAGALQYLTFTRPDISYVVQQICLFMHNPMDAHMHALRCILRYIQGTRNYGLSLYPSRTTFLKSYTDADWVGCPDTFRSTSGYCVFLCDNLLSWSSKRQPTLSRSNAEAEYRGVANVVSESCWLRNLLLELHYPIHKATLVYYDNVSAIYLSGNPVQHQRTKHIEMDIRFVCDKVARDHVWVLHVPSRYQIADIFTKGLPLILF, encoded by the coding sequence ATGCATCAACCGTTGGGATTTAAGGACCCAGTGaatcctcatcatgtctgtctTCTTCGCAAATCACTATATGGGCTTAAACTAGCTCCTCGAGCTTGGTACAAGCGATTTGTAGATTATGTTTCTTCTATTGGCTTCTCTCAAAGCAAGTGTGATCACTCTCTTTTCATCTACAAGAAAGGCACTCATATGGCTTACATCTTAttgtatgttgatgacattattcTTACTACCTCTTCTGATACTCTACGAAAATCTATCATTTCACTTCTTAGTTCAGAGTTTGCTATGAAATATTTGGGACCTTTGAGCTATTTTTTGGGTATTGCAGTCACCCGCCATCAAAGAGGTATTTTTCTCTCTCAGAAAAAGTATGTCGAAGACATCCTAGTACGCACCGGCATGTCAACCTGCAAGTCTTGTCAAACCCCAGTTGACACAAAGCCAAAGATAAGTGCCACGCATAGCACTCCATATGAGGATCCATCACTTTATCGTAGTCTTGCAGGTGCTCTTCAGTATCTCACCTTCACTCGGCCCGATATCTCCTATGTCGTTCAACAGATATGTCTCTTTATGCATAATCCAATGGATGCTCACATGCATGCCCTACGATGCATCTTACGCTACATTCAGGGCACACGAAACTACGGTTTGAGTCTCTATCCTTCACGCACTACCTTCCTAAAATCTTATACAGATGCCGATTGGGTAGGGTGTCCTGATACATTTCGCTCTACTTCTGGTTACTGTGTGTTTCTATGTGATAATTTGCTTTCTTGGTCATCAAAACGTCAACCCACTTTATCACGATCTAATGCTGAGGCCGAATATCGTGGTGTTGCTAATGTGGTTTCTGAATCTTGTTGGCTACGCAATCTCCTTCTCGAGTTACATTATCCTATTCATAAGGCCACCTTAGTTTACTATGACAACGTAAGTGCAATCTATCTCTCCGGTAATCCAGTTCAACATCAACGAACGAAACACATTGAGATGGATATACGTTTCGTTTGCGATAAAGTAGCTCGCGACCATGTTTGGGTCCTCCACGTCCCCTCACGGTATCAAATTGCAGACATTTTTACCAAAGGCCTTCCATTAATACTCTTTTAG
- the LOC127101894 gene encoding uncharacterized mitochondrial protein AtMg00820-like, whose translation MAMDDEYNALIKNKMWHLAPQPTGFNVIQSMWIFRHKEKSDGSFERHKARLVGDGAGQQVGIDCGETFSPVVKLATIRIVLSIAISKSWQIHQLDVKNVFLH comes from the coding sequence ATGGCCATGGATGATGAATATAACGCTCTAATTAAAAATAAGATGTGGCATTTAGCGCCACAACCCACCGGTTTTAATGTTATTCAATCTATGTGGATTTTTAGACATAAAGAAAAATCTGACGGTTCTTTTGAGAGGCATAAAGCCCGACTTGTAGGTGATGGTGCAGGTCAACAGGTTGGCATCGATTGTGGAGAAACTTTTAGTCCCGTGGTCAAACTAGCTACTATTCGTATTGTCCTTAGTATTGCTATCTCAAAATCTTGGCAAATTCATCAGTTGGATGTCAAGAATGTGTTTCTCCATTGA